The genomic segment TTAGGGATATCACTCCCCGTCCGTCAGAAGATGCGTCTTCGCCAGGTCCGCCCACTCGGCGCCGCCCAGGATTCGCGCGATCCCGTCCACCGGGAGACCGCCGTCCTGCAGGACCGGGCCCACGCTTTCCCCGTGGAGCGGATGGAGGTTGTCGAGGGCGTTTTCCATCCAGGCTCTGGCCAGAGTCCCCGAGAGAAGGT from the bacterium genome contains:
- a CDS encoding glycine cleavage system protein H yields the protein LLSGTLARAWMENALDNLHPLHGESVGPVLQDGGLPVDGIARILGGAEWADLAKTHLLTDGE